The window TTAGATATTTTTGCTTCTTTTGGTAATATGTTTACTGATTCTTTTGATATTAAAGTAACTACAACTAAGCAACAGGTAGGAGACTATTTTATTGGTCTATGAAAGAAGCTTGGAAAAACATTAGATGAGTTAGAAAAGGTAGCAGTGAAAGCAACAGGAGAGGTGGATAAAGATGGCCTATTAAACAAGTCAATTAGAGAATCAGTTGAGGCTGATAAGGCTACTTTAAGCACATTAAAAACAAATTTAGATTTGTTAGGAACAGTGGGTGATTCTAAGTCAGTAGGTGATGCAACAGATACTCAAACAAAAGGAACAGCAGCAAATGATGGTTCATTAAGAAACTTATATAGAGCATTAAAAGAAATAGTGAATATAGCTACGACAAGTGCAGGTGTTAAACCATTAGAAGCAGGCAATATAACATTGAATTCAGGTAATCAGGATGGAGCCAAGATATTGCCTACAACTGGTAATCCAGATGCAAATTCTGCAGGTAAAGCAGCAGCAATACTAGCAAGTGTAAGTGGTAATGAGATGCTAGCATCAATAGTTGTATCGCAAGAAAATCATGTTAAGGCAGTAGGTACTGCAAGTGGCACTACAATTCCATTGGAATTTGCAATGGGCGGAACAAATACTGAGCTGAATAAAGCGGAGGCTAAAGCAGCTGCAGTTAGCAGGAGGGATAGCATTACGATCGTTAGTTAAAGATGGGATACTAGCAGCCGGAGCAAGTAAGGGAGTTGGTACACAGGGAGGAAAAGAGGGAGTACAAGGAATAGGAATAACAGCTGTAAATAAGTTATTAGTAGCAGTAAAAGATATAATTAAAAAGACAGTAAAGAATGTTCTTGAAAAAGTAAAAGTAGAAATAGATAAAGCAAGAGAGCCAAAAGAACCAATTGCAGAATCAAGTAACAATCGGCAAGATAAGCCAAATTAAGAGGATAAATAGTTGGATATTAGATTATTAAATTAAAGAACGAGATTAAAAGGCAAGTTTAGATATTCGTCTAGGTTGCCTTCTATTTGTATTCAGCCTCTTTAGTAAAAGGATAGGGAAGAAAGGGGCACGTAATATATGAAAATAAATATTAAAAATATTAAAGTAAGAAGTATTTGTGTAACATTATTTATCTCTTTATTTCTTTCTTGTAATAATGGAATAGAAGAACTTGAAAAACAAAGGGATTTTATACTCTCTATATCTAATTTAAGACAAAGCTTTTTAGATATTTTTACTTCTTTTGGAGATTCACTTGGTGGTGTTTTAGGCTTTAAGTCTGAAACTAAAAAGTCTGAGATTGGAGATTATTTTAAAACAGTAAAAGAAACTGTAGAAGGAATTAAGGGTAAGCTTAATACAATTGTTACTGATATGAAAAATGAGAATAACTCTAATGCTTCTGGGACAGAAGCTGCTGTAGCAGCTTTAAATAAAAAACTTGATCAGATAATTCAAGGTGCTAAGACTGTTAGCGATGCTATTAGTTCTGCTAGTGATCCAATTGCTAATGTTGCTACTGGAGATGCTTCGGGTATTGCTGGTGGGGAAGTTGATAATTTAGTAAAAGGAATTAAATCAATTGTAGAAGTTGTACTTAAAGAAGGTAAACCTGATGCTGGTACCGAGAACAAAGCAGATGATCTTGGAGCAAGGACCGGAAATGGTGAGGGTGAAGCAGGGAAACTGTTTGATGATAGTTCTAATGCTGGTAGTTCTCCTAAGAAGGCAGCAGCTGATGCAGCAAAAGCTGTTGGAGCAGTAACTGGGGCTGATATCTTAAAAGCGATTTCTCAAGGTGATAATGGTGATGCTGCAAAGTTAGCTAAACACAATAATAGTAATGGTAATGCTGGTAATAGTAAGAATGATGCAGTTATAGCAGGAGGAATAGCATTAAGAGCTATGGCTAAGGGTGGTAAATTTGCTAATGGTAGTAGTGCTGATGTTTCTACTTCAGTGAGAAGAGTAGCAGTAAGTGCAGTAACTAAGGCATTAAATGCATTAACTATAGCAATAAAGAAAACAATTGATGAGGGACTTAAAACTGTTAAAGAAGCAATAAAAATTGAGCCTAATGATACTCCTTTAATTTCTGATAAGGATGGTTCTGAAGCTAAAAGTTAAGAATTAATAAAGAATATATAACTAAATAATAAAGTTATTAAAGGGAAACAGTTCTCTTCATGAGGTAGAGTTGTTTCTCTTTTATTTATGTCTAATCTTTTTAATTAAGGGATGGGAATAGAGGAGGCACGTAATATATGAAAATAAATATTAAAAATATTAGAGTTAAAAGCATTTGTGCAACGTTGTTTATCTCTTTATTACTTTCTTGTAATAATTCAGGGGAGAATGCAGAAGCTGAGAATAGGTTGACTGAAGTACTAATGGACGTAGGTAGAAGTACTGAGAATGCTTTTTATTCTTTTATGTCTCTCGTATCAGATACATTAGGTTTTAGGGTAACTAAAGATACAACTAAGAAAGAAGATGTAGGAAAATATTTTAGCGATCTAGGGAAGAAACTTGGAGAAACAGCAGCAGAATTAGAAAAAGTAGCAAAAAAGTCAGAAGTAGAAGGAGCTACAGATGGACCAATGGCCTTAGCAATTAGAAGTGCAGTTGATACAGCTAAGGAAGTGCTAGGTACATTAAAAGGACATTTAGATTCTTTAGGAACAGTAGGTGATTCTAAGCCAGTAGGTGATGTAGAAACTAGTGCTAAAAAGGGAGTATCAACAGATGATAGTGCATTAAAGAATGTATATAATGCATTAAAGGGAATAGTAGAGATAGCTAAGACACAGCAAGTTAAGGATTTGATTTCAAGTAATGTAACATTGAAAAAGACTTCAATAGGAGTTGATGCAAAAGATGGAGCTAAAATATTAGGTACAGATCAAGCTCCAGGAACAGAAGTTGGATCTAAAGCAGCATTAATAGTATCAGCAGTAAGTGGAGAAGAGATGCTGGAATCAATAGTTGTATCAAAAGAAAGTGATGCAACTACAGGAGTCGCAAGCAATGCAGATGACGGTACGAGTGCGTTGGCATTTGCAAAAGGAGGACAAAGGGATCGAGTAGGAGGTGGCTCAGGTGATGCAAAGGCAGCAGCAGTAGCAGGAGGGATAGCCTTACGTTCATTAGTTAAGGCAGGTACATTGGCTTCAAATGGTTCAGATGATGAAAAAGCAGCACAAGCGGTAGGAGTAGCTGCAGCAAATAAGTTGTTAGTAGCAGTAAAAGATAT of the Borrelia coriaceae genome contains:
- a CDS encoding variable large family protein gives rise to the protein MKINIKNIKVRSICVTLFISLFLSCNNGIEELEKQRDFILSISNLRQSFLDIFTSFGDSLGGVLGFKSETKKSEIGDYFKTVKETVEGIKGKLNTIVTDMKNENNSNASGTEAAVAALNKKLDQIIQGAKTVSDAISSASDPIANVATGDASGIAGGEVDNLVKGIKSIVEVVLKEGKPDAGTENKADDLGARTGNGEGEAGKLFDDSSNAGSSPKKAAADAAKAVGAVTGADILKAISQGDNGDAAKLAKHNNSNGNAGNSKNDAVIAGGIALRAMAKGGKFANGSSADVSTSVRRVAVSAVTKALNALTIAIKKTIDEGLKTVKEAIKIEPNDTPLISDKDGSEAKS
- a CDS encoding variable large family protein; amino-acid sequence: MKINIKNIRVKSICATLFISLLLSCNNSGENAEAENRLTEVLMDVGRSTENAFYSFMSLVSDTLGFRVTKDTTKKEDVGKYFSDLGKKLGETAAELEKVAKKSEVEGATDGPMALAIRSAVDTAKEVLGTLKGHLDSLGTVGDSKPVGDVETSAKKGVSTDDSALKNVYNALKGIVEIAKTQQVKDLISSNVTLKKTSIGVDAKDGAKILGTDQAPGTEVGSKAALIVSAVSGEEMLESIVVSKESDATTGVASNADDGTSALAFAKGGQRDRVGGGSGDAKAAAVAGGIALRSLVKAGTLASNGSDDEKAAQAVGVAAANKLLVAVKDIIKNTVKNVLGTAKQKIDDARKAKPDDNQSIK